AAACAATAATTCTTTATGAATTTTTTGGGTTGACTTATAAACAATAGGAAACTTTCTCGTGCAATGCATTCTTCGTTGTGTGCtacataatttaatataattgtcTATTTGAACTTATTTCTCTTTGTAATGTGAACAGGGATGAGAAGTCACAGTTATTGGTGGGTGTGAGGCGTGCAAATCGTCAACAAACAATGCTGCCATCATCAGTTCTATCTGCTGATAGTATGCATATTGGTGTCCTTGCTGCTGCAGCTCATGCTGCTGCCAATCGGAGCCCATTCACCATTTTTTACAATCCAAGGTTTATTTGATATACATTTAGTCTGCAATTGTCCTTACACCCCTTATTGTGGTTTCTGAATGTAGTGGTCACATGTCCTTTCTACCATTAATAGGGCATGCCCCTCGGAGTTTGTCATTCCTTTAGCTAAATACCGAAAAGCTGTGTATGGGACTCAAGTTTCAGTTGGTATGAGGTTTGGAATGATGTTTGAAACAGAGGAGTCAGGCAAACGCAGGTAATTCTTTAGTTATTGTACCCTTCTAATTTTTATTAGGCGGCAATTGTCAATAATGTTTTGGCAGTAATGTAACTAAAACCATAGAGCCCAACTGcggaaaattatttatatatgaaGAAAATCAGTTTTTTGGATACATCTATATTATAATGGTTTCTATTCTTTCTGCAGATATATGGGTACCATAGTTGGTATTAGTGACTTAGATCCACTGAGATGGCCCAGTTCCAAATGGCGAAATCTTCAGGTAGGGACAGCTGCTTGTGGATCTGACTGAATGTTGTTCTTTTACCGTTACTTTTTATCGTTTCATAGAATAGAAACTAGTGGACTGCCAGTCACCTTGCCAATTGAATTTTGTATTTATGTTATCTGAACAGGTAGAATGGGATGAGCCAGGGTGTTCTgataagcagaatagggtaagttCATGGGAAATTGAGACTCCTGAAAGCCTCTTCATTTTTCCTTCTCTGACTTCCAGTCTCAAACGGCCCTTGCATTCAGGATTTTTAGGTAAGCTCATTGTATTTCTGTTTATGTTGAGAAATTTTGTTGGATATTCATTATTGCAGCCTTTTGTTTTGCCAGGAGGAGAAACTGAATGGGGGAACCTGATGAAAAGACCCCTTAtttggaatggaaatgggaatttTCCATATTCATCAATTCCAAATCTGTGTTCTGAGCAATTATTTAAGATGCTAATGAAACCTCAAGTTGTTAACCATCCTGGAGCTGGAATGTATGAGTCTGCTCTCCCAGAAGTCTCTGCTTCCAAGGGTGCTTCTTTAGATGATGTTAAGGCCATGCAGGGAACGGTCAATCAGATGCCTCAGGCTAACCAATCAGTAGCTATGTCAGTTGAAAAACAAACACCAGATGGAATTAGTATAGAAAAGATAAATTCTGAACTTGACCATTCTACAGATCAGTTAAGCCAGGTAACCTCAACCGGAGAATGCAATGAGGACAAACCACCCTCAAGTCGTACAAATCTGCAGAACTGTGGTAACCAGCTGGAATTTCAAAACCAGAACCAGGCTCTATTGCATGCACAAAGCAGTCTCTGGCCTGTACAACCATTGTTGGAGCCTTCTGTCATGCACCCCCAGCAAATTAATATACCCCAAGCTGATTCTAATACCCTAAATGGTTCACTGCCTTTCCAAGATGCTGATGGATGGATTTCAAACCCCCCTTCTTGCATCTCTCTCCCTGGGATTTATGGATCATCAGGGGCTTTGTCGATGTTTGGGCTGCAAGAACAGTCAGCCATACTCCCAGACCCCTCTATACCTTTAATGAATCAGGATTTGTGGGATCAGCAACTGAACAATTTGAGATTTTTACCCCCAGCTAGCCAACTCGTTCCTTTAGCTCAGCAAGAACCCTGTAGTCTTAATTCATGTGGAACAAAAGATTTATCCGATGAGAGTAATGATCAAAGTGGGATTTATGGCTCTCTTAATTTTGATGTTGGCAATGGGGGTAGTGCCGTAATTGATCCTTCGGTGTCAAATGCCATTTTGGACGATCTCTGTACGTCAAAGGATGTTGATTTTCAGAATCCTTCAAATTGTCTGGTTGGCAACTTTAACTCGAGCCAGGATGTTCAGTCTCAGATTACTTCAGCAAGCCTGGCAGACTCGCAAGCTTTCTCACAGCAGGACTTTCCAGACAGCTCAGGTGGCACACCTTCTAGCAATTTGGATTTTGAGAAGGGCAATTATATGCAGAATAACTCATGGCAGCAAGTTGCTCCACGAGTGCGAACATACACAAAGGTATGGTACTTCTAGCTTGTGCTAGTGGCTATTCTTGGGTTTTGGGGTGACTGGGTTTATAGGTATCATAGTTGGTGTGGATCTTGATCTTGATTGAGTTGCATCATTATTCATTATGTGAACCAACAATGTAGTACATGCATATTAGGTTATGGATTTTACACTTGAATTCAGTTGTGGGTTCATCAATATTGTCTAAATTGATGAAATGTTCAATGTTTGCTAGGTTCAAAAGGCCGGCTCAGTTGGTAGATCAATAGATGTCTCAAGTTTTAAAAACTATGAAGAAATATGTTCTGCAATTGAATGCATGTTCGGACTTGAGGGGCTGCTTAATAATCCAAGAGAGTCTGGGTGGAAGCTGGTATACGTTGACTACGAGAATGATGTTCTACTTATTGGAGATGATCCTTGGGAGTAAGTTGAAACCATCCGTGTATAGTGAGTTAATAGAAGCCGATTTTTAAAGGCCATTTTATGTGTTTATGCAGGGAATTTGTTGGCTGTGTACGTTGCATAAGGATTCTGTCACCTTCAGAAGTTCAGCAGATGAGCGAGGAGGGAATGAAGCTTCTTAACAACCCTAATATCCAGGGCCTCGCTGCTTCCATTACAGAAGGTGGCCGTGCTTGAGATTGTGCTTGACATTGAACAATGGCGTTACCCAAAGCAACTTCTTTGAATGGTGTAACATCTCGATCGACTCTTGCCAAGTTTACGATTTACTGATACCACAGTGACGGTGAGTGATGTGGGCACTACTGTGTTAGAATGGCTTTAGATGTAATCTATGAAATATGAGATGACATTTGTTCACGTCATGCATGAGATACTTTATAATATCGTGTTGTACAAGCCCTTTTAGTTTGCTATGTGGTGGTAATTAcataatggattttttttttcttaggtCCGCTTTATCATGGGTTCAAAATGGTGAGTTTTACATGTCTTAATCAATAGTGGACCAGGACTAagtaattatgtgtttcaattactgcatttttttatattttaaaaatttttaaaagatagTTGCAGTCGCTGAATTTGAACCGTAACACTGCACAAAGGTGAATGGTTAGACTTAACCAATGGCCATTATGGAATATTTTGAGAAGTAGAAAATTTTTATAAGCGGATTTGTATAGAGTATTACAAATTTTAAATAAGGGTCCATTTGGATAGAGCTTATCGATGGCTGTAGAGACAGCGAAATACGTGCCATGAACACGAAGACCGCATGTTGCTCGAAAAACTGGATCATTATTTGTATTACCAATGGCGAGAGCTTTATGTGTCCAAATTGAAACGGGATTGTATTTGTTTCCATGGAATGAGAGGGTAAAAGAGTGGAGAGCAGCAGGCTGCTGACAGTTCAAAtgattcaagaatacaatataaaATTTTCCATTTTCTAATATTTGCTTTAGCTTGGGTAACTAAAACAAAACTAAAGTATATAGTAAAGTACAAAAACAGTTATCTTAAATTACAGAACAGTCATATCACCTTCCACTGCCGGTTTGCGGTTGAGAAAAGTAACAATTGATATACTTGTTGCACCTTTAAACAAATTTCATCATGATTTTTGGGGCAATGAACATACACAAATTctgtgcaaaagaaaaaaaaagaagcatcCAGAAAGTTTGAGTGATATCCTTAACTCTTGCAGCTTTCTGTAGAAAGTAGAAACCATAATCATCACATTTCATACTCTTGCTGGCTTTTGCAGCACTGCAGATAAATAAATCTCAGATTGGCCTGAGCCTGCTGCTGTATCTACCTTCTCTCCCACAACCCATTTCAGCTTTTTATAACCAAACCGCTCTATCAATCGAgtcaaagtcttcttcttctcctcatcAGTGCAACAGAAGTTATCCAACCAAAACAATCCACCAGCTCTCAAAATGCGATCAATGTCAAACATTAGGAACTCCAATTTTTCAGGTTTGGCCCCCACATCTAGTCCACTAGATGCATGGATCAAATCAAACACATTATCATAGAAAGGGAACCTATGATCTAGGCTCAAATACAGAGGGAAAAGCCCTCTTGCTGCAATGAATTCACTAAATGGAGCATCGATGTTCAAAGTGTCAGTGATCACAGTAACATTTCTCTCTGCCATTCTAGCAGCAAAACTTCCAGACCCGCCACCAATATCAAATCCTATTCTAATTCCTCCACTTGCTAAAGCTAACACATCATCAGTAAGAAAATCACTCTTGCTTTTAGCATTCACAAACTTTTGATTTTCATGCGCACTAGCCAAATCAAAGCAATCAACACATTCCCTACTCAATTTCTTTTTATGTAAGCACCCAAAATTCTTGCAACCAAGACCACTCCAAGTTAGTATCTTTTCACTGACAGGCCTCCATAGAGAAATAGGAAAAGGGGAAAGACCCACCTTAGGAACAGACTTGGCAAAGCATCTCCTTCTCGGTAAAGGCTCGCATCCACGCAAAATCAGTTTCTGGCCAAGGCTCCAGTCATCAGGACAAGGCCCAGAGACCTTGTAAGTCATGTACTGAGAcaacaaatctgcagatttcTCACAAGAATGCCCCACAGATGCCACCATTTCAGTAATCGCAGTTCTCGAATCTTTACCAAGAGGCAGCTGGTGGCGTTGTAGAAAAATTTTAAGCTCATTTGCAATATTGGGTCTCGAAATATCGATGGTTTCATAGCCTAAGAGCTCTCTTTCCATTTTTGCAAGCTCTTTTTGAGAAGAATCAATCTCCTTAAGGATTAGAGAGACTTGTTCAGAGATTAGAGAGATGTTCTTGTGGGTGTTATGAAAGAGATGATTTTGATGGTATTTGGCAGAGGATGTGAAGGCATATAAAGCAAAGAGATTAGTGGAGATAACAGAGAACATCATAAGAATGTTGACTGCTGAGGAGCACACAGTAGCTCTCTTGAATCTGGCAGTGCCATCTCCAATTTTCAGCGTTACTGATCCCATCTTGTTCTCCTCCTACTtcagggggagagagagagagagagagagagagagagagagagagaggtttaCCGAGCAGTGAAGGAGAGTGAGATTTGTGAACTGGAGCAAGTGGAAATATTTTAAAGTTAAGAGATAATTAGAGTATAATTAGACAACGTTCTTTTGAGGAGAaagacgagagagagagagagagagagagagagagagagagttaaggGGGGAGGGTGGGGGGTGTTAGTTGTCCGTTGTCGGTTGCAGACATGCGGTTGGGATTTTCACTTAATACGGTACGGTTATTGAGATAAATATAAGGCTTCAataaatttaacaaaaataaaaaacaaaatctcataagaaaaaaaaaggggagaTATGTGGTATTACAATATTTTTAGAGTTGTGAGATCTGAATTTAAGTCTCAatttaaattaaggaagaatctatttttataatttaatttattaggatgataattgatttaataaataatttctaaattaaaaatataatatctctatattaagtagtctatacattcaaCTGTTCTGGTgattagtgtctgtccggacagttaggatgtttAGAACTCTATCTAAGTCatatagaaaagccataaataaaaattaatagaaatcataTAAAATTgatatgaaaataagaaaaacaaagcataatcgaTTAAATGAGCCGAAGTCCAGCGATGGATGACTGAATcaagaagtgactgcgagctttgttgttaccctaaattcgtgtggaaCCCTAGGACATCCCAGACCTAGGAATAATTACAAAACTAATGGTAATgtaaaaaccatagaaaagaatagagaGCAAGTTCAAATAATCAAATCAGAGTTCAGGAAGTAACATAGTgcaattgaaaaaaataattagaccCGATAAtgagcattttggtcaattcactcttagaggtgacttttgacctaaatatccattaaaatgtagaaaattaaaatattgaaaactaTATTAAAAACGAAGAGGTATGgtggaagaagagaaaaagaaaatggaaatttcatttttttttgggaattatgacataatGATGATTATAGCATGACacaatgaaaataataataataataataattattattttgtaacggtcggactccaaccactagaggaattgtccaatttagctataagcctcacgattttgtcccataggtggaatggagaattcctaggaggtcacccatcataggatttctctcaagcgagtacGCTTAACCCTAAAATTCTTCCAACTCTTCAGGCTattctaccaaaaggcgcctctagtgattagtttcccattttatatatcattactttttgaacccaagaccatctctgtgctttgccgatgtgggatttgcttaaGGGACCTTTATCCCTccttttcgggactcagcgtcttcgctgaggtttgcctcaccatcgcccaagaggacacgcgagcagctctgataccaattgtaacggccgggctccaactactagaggaattgtccgctttggccataagcctcacgattttgtctcataggtggaatggagaacttcccaggaggtcacccatcctagaatttctcttaagcgagcacaCTTAACTCTGGAGGTCTTCCAATTCTCTAGGTCATTCCACCTAAAAGGCGCCTCTTGTGATTAGTttctccattttatatatcattactttttaaatctaagaccatctccgtgttttgccgatgtgggatttgcctaagggactttctcccccccttttcggtactcagcgtcctcgctgaggtttgccccaccatcgcccaagaggacatgcgagcggctctgataccaattgtaacggtcgggctccaaccactagagaaattgttcgctttggccataagcctcacggtgttgtctcataggtggaatggagaacttctcaggaggtcacccatcataGAATTTCTCTTAGGCGAGCACGCTTAactctggagttcttccaactctccaggtcaTTCCACTAAAAGGCATCTCTGGcgattagtttccccattttatatatcattactttttgaacccaagacaatCTCCGTGCTTTACTGATGTGGTAtctgcctaagggacctttctctcccCCTTTTCGGGACTCAACGTCCTTGTTGAGTTTTGCCTCACcattgcccaagaggacacgcgagcggctcttataccaattgtaacggtcgggctccaaccactagaggaattgtccgctttaaccataagcctcacgattttgtcccataggtggaatggagaacttcctaggaggtcacccatcctaggatttctctcaagcgagcacgcttaaccctgaagTTCTTCCAATGCTacaggccattctaccaaaaggggcttctagtgattagttcccccattttatatatcattactttttcaatccaagaccatctccatgctttgccgatgtgggatttgcctaagagacATTTCtctcccctttcgggactcagcgtcctcactgaggtttgccccaccatcgcccaagaggacacgcgagcggctctgataccaattgtaatggtcgggctccaaccactagaggaattatctgcTTTGGCTGTAAGCCTCACGATTttttcccataggtggaatggagaacttcctaggaggtcacccttcctaggatttctctcaagcgagcacgcttaatcctggagttcttccaactctccaggccattccactaaaaggcgcctctaatgattagttccctcattttatatatcattactttttgaacccaagaccatcttcgtgctttgccgatgtgggatttgcctaagcgACCTTTCTAAAGCACGGAGatagtcttgggttcaaaaagtaatgatatataaaatgggagaactaatcacaagaggcgccttttggtggaatggcctggagagttggaagaactccagggttaagcgtgctcgcttgagagaaatcttaggatgggtgacctcctgggaagttctccattccacttatgggacaaaaccgtgaggcttacggccaaagcagacaattcctctagtggttggagcctagcCGTTACAATTGATATTAGAGCCGCTcgcatgtcctcttgggcgatggtgggccaaacctcagcgaggacgctgagtcccgaaagggggagagaaaggtactttaggcaaatcccacatcgacaaagcacggagatggttttaggttcaaaaagtaatgatatataaaatgggagaactaatcacaagaggcgctttttggtggaataacctggagagttggaagaactctagggatGAGCGtacttgcttgagagaaatcttaggatgggtgacctcctgggaagttctccattccacctatgggacaaaaccgtgaggtttatggccaaagtggataattcctctagtggttggagcctgaccattacaattggtatcagagccgctcgcgtgtcctcttgggcgatagtGGCGCAAACCTCAACAaggatgctgagtcccgaaagggggggcgaaaggtcctttaggcaaatcctacatcggtaaagcatggagatggtcttgggttcaaaaagtaatgatatataaaatgggagaactaatcactagaggctccttttggtggaatggcttggagagtttgaagaacttcagggttaagcgtgcttgcttgagagaaatcctaggatggctgacctcttgggaagttctccattccacctatgggacaaaatcgtgtggcttatggccaaagcggacaattcctctagtggttggagcacgatcgttacaattggtatcagagccgctcgcgtgtcctcttgggcgatggtggggcaaaccttagcgaggacgctgagtcccgaaagggggagagaaaggtcccttaAGCAAATCCCACGTCGGCAAATCACAGAGATGGTTttaggttcaaaaagtaatgatatataaaatgggagaattaATCAcaagaggcaccttttggtggaatggcctggagagttgaaagaactccaaggttaagtgTGCTCACTTAAAAaaaatcttaggatgggtgacctcctaggaagttctctattctacctatgggacaaaaccgtgaggcttatagccaaagtggacaatttctctagtggttggagcccgaccgttACATATTTAAATTGCAGATAATTACCTACATAAAAAAggttaaaaaaaaagagaaaaaaattattgtCTTCTTCCCCAAATAttgccgtctctctctctctctctctcccaaattctctcaaaatcctccattTTCACCCAAACCTTAAGCTTGAATCCTCACCTTCCCTCCATAAACCTTCCACTAAATTAGTAGAAAACCCTAAGTTAAGTCTTTATTTGAAGAATTGAAGGAAGAAAgacaagaaagagagaaagaattTCAAGTTTGGAAGAGCTCCAATTGAGGTAAGTTATCTCTCGAGCTAGACTAAGCATATATGCAAAGAATTAAGGGTAATTAATTAGAATTAACTTGAGAAAgatgaaaatcatgcatgattGAGAAGGGAGAAAATTCTGCCAGCATGATGATTTGAGGGATTGATGTGTTTTTAATTGAATTGGTGTGGAATTGGAACTTAATTGATGTTGTATACATGATTTGGGAAGTAATTTTGCATGAATTGTGAAAGTTGGGAATATGGAAATTAAGGTTTTagtgaaaaattagggttttgagtgtTGTTGACTAATTGATGTGTATAATGCTTAATTTTGGTCATTTAGTGTGTTTTGAATTGGGAATTGAGGAATGGGATTGAAAGAATTGaggattgtggaattgttgaattatggaccaatgagtccagcaaggttaaatagtcataagtagagttgtgttgctcaaattggtctgaggccaattggagattaaACTAGgatcataatgccacattttttatgaagaaactctgccaaaaaactgaccataagttggtctacAATTGGCTTGAATCCATAATTAGTGTTCTGATTCTAGGCAgaattgatcaaatgaatagtacatattcaaatggccataactttgtgcagagaggtccaaatgacctgattcttgaacccatggaaagtttagacatagtaaaacaactttcatgaggaacagaaacccaaaatttgattataacctaatcaaattgctaacaaaaaattagctcattaaaactgctagaaccacaatttgcccagaaattctggacatggaccaatccggccagtcataataaaaatgccataacttgagctacaaaactccaaatggagtgatttaaaaagggaattaaagtagagacattaaggaacatctttaatgaagaaagtttagccaaattcccactgtagattagtccaatggaatagtaaacattgataacaaaaactaaaattttgaaatttcttctaggaagacttgaattgtaattggcaactaatgccaacaagtttataacccaaaatgtggtagtaGCATGAAATTAGAATTTGTATATCTATTATTTATGAAGTAGTCaaaaatttgcatgaatagtaacatGAGTAGTAACCACACtaacatcaaatgcaaagaactcaAACTTTATGAGACTTTATAAGTaaattaagtatgcaaaattcaattattagattaattattagaaatgatttggatgattattgaaacactttaattatgtgtttcagttggaaaggagccctccaaggaaagagaaagagtagATTAACTTAAGGCAAGCAAaggaggtttgtgtacaataaacattaaattctttgtttctgctTGAAAAGCTATTTGAATaagtgttgtgaataattttttattgttatgactttgagaattttatttgagaaatagtgtgttgcctactttgtaaatgagaatttggaatgaaatatgatttgtgaattgtatgaaatatttgaatgatatggttttgaattggactttgaaatcacacttggcatgacaattctattgtgttcctcctccatctatggagttgagattgattatgttcctccctctctagcttgccagtttgagattgagttcggatgagtacttatatagctagctagc
This is a stretch of genomic DNA from Hevea brasiliensis isolate MT/VB/25A 57/8 chromosome 12, ASM3005281v1, whole genome shotgun sequence. It encodes these proteins:
- the LOC110666295 gene encoding auxin response factor 5, which translates into the protein MMMGSVEEKIKAGGLVGGIQTNLLEEMKLLKEIQDHSGTRKTINSELWYACAGPLVSLPQVGSLVYYFPQGHSEQVAVSTKRTATSQIPNYPNLPSQLLCQVHNVTLHADKDTDEIYAQMSLQPVNSEKDVFPIPDFGLKPSKHPTEFFCKTLTASDTSTHGGFSVPRRAAEKLFPALDYTMQPPTQELVVRDLHDNTWTFRHIYRGQPKRHLLTTGWSIFVGTKRLKAGDSVLFIRDEKSQLLVGVRRANRQQTMLPSSVLSADSMHIGVLAAAAHAAANRSPFTIFYNPRACPSEFVIPLAKYRKAVYGTQVSVGMRFGMMFETEESGKRRYMGTIVGISDLDPLRWPSSKWRNLQVEWDEPGCSDKQNRVSSWEIETPESLFIFPSLTSSLKRPLHSGFLGGETEWGNLMKRPLIWNGNGNFPYSSIPNLCSEQLFKMLMKPQVVNHPGAGMYESALPEVSASKGASLDDVKAMQGTVNQMPQANQSVAMSVEKQTPDGISIEKINSELDHSTDQLSQVTSTGECNEDKPPSSRTNLQNCGNQLEFQNQNQALLHAQSSLWPVQPLLEPSVMHPQQINIPQADSNTLNGSLPFQDADGWISNPPSCISLPGIYGSSGALSMFGLQEQSAILPDPSIPLMNQDLWDQQLNNLRFLPPASQLVPLAQQEPCSLNSCGTKDLSDESNDQSGIYGSLNFDVGNGGSAVIDPSVSNAILDDLCTSKDVDFQNPSNCLVGNFNSSQDVQSQITSASLADSQAFSQQDFPDSSGGTPSSNLDFEKGNYMQNNSWQQVAPRVRTYTKVQKAGSVGRSIDVSSFKNYEEICSAIECMFGLEGLLNNPRESGWKLVYVDYENDVLLIGDDPWEEFVGCVRCIRILSPSEVQQMSEEGMKLLNNPNIQGLAASITEGGRA
- the LOC110666303 gene encoding probable methyltransferase At1g29790; this translates as MGSVTLKIGDGTARFKRATVCSSAVNILMMFSVISTNLFALYAFTSSAKYHQNHLFHNTHKNISLISEQVSLILKEIDSSQKELAKMERELLGYETIDISRPNIANELKIFLQRHQLPLGKDSRTAITEMVASVGHSCEKSADLLSQYMTYKVSGPCPDDWSLGQKLILRGCEPLPRRRCFAKSVPKVGLSPFPISLWRPVSEKILTWSGLGCKNFGCLHKKKLSRECVDCFDLASAHENQKFVNAKSKSDFLTDDVLALASGGIRIGFDIGGGSGSFAARMAERNVTVITDTLNIDAPFSEFIAARGLFPLYLSLDHRFPFYDNVFDLIHASSGLDVGAKPEKLEFLMFDIDRILRAGGLFWLDNFCCTDEEKKKTLTRLIERFGYKKLKWVVGEKVDTAAGSGQSEIYLSAVLQKPARV